ACGGAGTTGCACGAGCAGCGCGAGGAGATCCGCGACTACCTCGGCGGCGAGGGCGTCGACGTCAGGGCATGGGACGACGCCCCGGCCCGTGACCACGGCGACGCGGTCGACGAGGCCCGACCCGACGGCGGGAGCGAGTGACGAACAAAGGATTCCTGATTGTTAGACAGAGAGCGTGGGTCTCTCAACAGCGTCGTTCCTGCTCTGCGGTGTCCGAGTGTTGTTCCTCCCAGTGACCATGCTTGGCCAGTTTGACCGTCGCCCGGCGAAGCAGTTTCGAGAGTTCTTGGTCCGTGACGCCGACTTCTTCGGCGAGTTCGACGGTGGTGATACGCCGGGGGACGTCGAAGTACCCGCGCTCGACGGCGGTCTGCAACGCGTCTCGCTCCTGTGCGGTCATCGGGACCCCATCCGTCCGGTCGACATCGTCCATGTGTGTGTGTGTCACGATTCGGCCCTCCTTCAATTCATGGCCTGTTCTGGCCACAGTCGGTCGAAACGGCACGTCTTGGCGTCATGAACGACAATGGTAGAGGGAACACCAACTGGTATCCGTCTGGCCGCCCTCACATCACGTGAACGATTGACTCACGGTTCCTGTGACCGTGGTATTCCCCTTGAGGACCGACTTCTCTGTGAACTACCCCTGAATCGCGGATTGCTCGTTCACAGAGAGACTCATGTCCAACACAGCACCGACCATCGAGAGCCGGGAAGCGCTCCACGAACAGTTCATCGCCCTCATCGACGCTGCCGAACGCGGCAGCGTCGATGTAGAGGGTGGGTACGACGTCGAAACCACCGAAGGGGGTAACCTCTACGACGTCGAGGTTATTGCCGTCAGTCCGAACCGAGACTGAAACACTCGCGGCACGTGTCTAACAGCTGCGTCACGACGAATCGGTGTGAAAGAAATTTCGGGGCTCACACCGCCCGGCGGCCTCCTCGCACCGCCCCCGTTACAAATGCTCCTCAGGGTTCGGGTGCATACCGCCGTAGTCGAGGGCCATGTGGGCTTTGTACGGTATCTCCTCGCCAGCCTCGAGCACCTCCCGGACCTTTTCCAGGGGCGGACACTCCTCGAGCGGTGGGACGTCAATCTCGACACCGACCTCGACGGGCGCGTACACGCCGTGTTTGTCAGCGTATTCGCGAATGACGTCGTTCGCGACAATCTCCTCGAGGGTGTCGAAAATCGCCTCGCGGTCGGCGTCGGCGCGTATCATGTGGTAGACGGCCGCGAGCACGGCGCCATGTACGATACCGAGCTCGTAGTCGTCCCACTCGTCGGCCGGGAACAGCCGGCTTAAGTCGTCCTCCTCGAGGAGGAGGAGGTACTGTATGTCGATGAGGGCGTTTCGGAAACGATTACGTATCTTGTGTCGCTTTTGCCGAACGGCGCTATCGCTCATATCCGCCCGGACGCTCTCGCCCTCGGCCGCGAGGAGAAACGCCCTGTCGTGAGGCGTGAGAATCCCCCGGTCGCGGTCGGCGTCAGGGTCAACTATCCTGGTATCTGAGTCCCGATTTCCGTTACTGCTCACGGTAACACCCTATGCCCACACTACAAAAGCATTAATGGTGGAGGAGCAATAATGGGCAGATAGAGAATGGCGACGACGATTACGACGATTTCCGTTCACGCCGAGCGCGCCGAGGCGCTTCGGGAAGTTCGCGACGAGCACGACCTCCCGAGCATGGACGCCGCTCTGGAAGAACTACTAAATCAGAGAGGCGAGAGAAGCCACTCGTGAACGGTAGTATCGATGAAAACACCGTCGGCCTGAATCTGTCCAGGACCGGGCCGACGGCGTTTGACGAGTTCGGGCTTGGTAACCCGGCCGCGACGTGTCACACGACGCGACCGGGTGAGGGGCGCGACGGTGACACGACGAGCAGGCGGTGGTGCCTGTGAGTGTTCCTTCTACCGCCGGAGCCTTTAGAGTTACTGCATACTCTAACGGCCGGCCATCCACGCCCGTCAATGGCCTCCAGCACGCCTTAGTGCTGGCATTGGGGCTACATGACGGACACTCAGGACACGAATAGTCGTATCGACGACGACCGACCGACGCCCGAAGCCTCGCCGAGCGCTGGCTGGCGAGCGACGGCCGCGCTTATGCACGTCACCGCCGGCCTCGAGGAGTGCGACGTTCTCGGGTGCGACGGCGACGCCGAGCCCGTCCGGGTGATTGACGACGCCGTCGACACTGACGCCGTCCGCGAGGGCGTCCGGTGCTCGGATCACGCGAAGGACTTTCTGGAGGTATCTTCATGACTACCGCCGACACCGACGACGACACGCTCGAGGAGCTCGCCGAGTACCTACGACTGAATCCCGAGGCGACCACGCCCGAGGCACTCGGCGCAACCGATACCGACCCGGCCGTATGGGGTGACATCGTCGACGGCGCCCTCGCGACCGACGAGCCTCACCTGGCGCTCGAAACGCCCGACACCGGCGCGTCGGAGGGGAATTCTCGGGACGCAAACCCCACCCTCGAGGCGGACAAACCGGCCTCGACGACGTCCGACACTCCCGATACCGACGGTTCGGCGCTCGTCGACGCGCTGGAGTGGTTCCACCAACAGCTCAACCGCGATCTCCCCGACGAGTGCGACTACGACACGCCCCGCGACTACTACCGCGACGGGCGCGGGTGGAGCGCCGACACTATCGACGAGAAACTCCTCGGGTACGCGCCGGCGAACTACAAAGACGACCTAATCGCCTATCTGTTCGACCGAGGACACGGCCGCGACGAGATTCTCGCAACGGGGCTGTTCGGCGAGCGCGACGACGGGAACCTATACGCGACCTGGAGCGGGCGCTACGTCCTCCCGTATTTCGACGCCGACGGCCGGCCGGTGTTCGCGATCTCGCGGGCGACCGACCCGGTTCACTCGGCCGACTGGAAGGGCAACAAGTACGATAAGCTCCAAGTGACGCGCGAGGACGTCACCGCCGAGGAACCGATTTACGGCCTCGACACCCTCGAACCCGGCGAACCCGTCCTTATCACCGAGGGGATCGCCGACGCGATCACCGCTCACCAGGCGGGGTATCCCTGTCTCTCGCCGGTGACGGTGCAGTTCAAGAACAGCGACCGCGAGGACCTCCTCGACGCGCTCGCCGAGCGGGACGTCGGGCGAGCGTACCTGATTCAGGACGCCGAGCGACCGACGAGTGACGTCGACGACCGCGACCGGCTCACCCTCCAGCAGTTCGGCGACGGCGTCAAAGGCGCCGTTCGGACGGCCGCCTATCTCGACGACCACGGCCTCGAGGCGAGAGTCGCCGAGCTCCCGCGCCCCGGCCTCGAGAAAGTCGACCTCGACGACTACCTCCAGGGCTGGAGCGACGACCTCACGCCGCTCCTCGCCGGCGCGAAACCCGTCGACCAACACCCGGCCTATGACCCCGACACCGCGAGGGACGTCGCCCTCGACGCCGCCGAGGCGAGCACGATTACCGCCGACGCCGTCGACACCGACGGCGACCACTCGGCGCTATTCGACCTCACTATCCCGGACGTCACCGGCCTGTCGTGGGACTACCGAGGAGCGAACCCGCTCGGCCACCACGGCGAGAGTGAGAACTACTTTGTCCTCCTCGAGGGCCACGGCGTCGCCTACGACCACAAATACAAAGCCGCGTACAACGCCCTCACGTACCTCCTCGTCGACGCCGGCGAGCGACGGCCGACCTCACCGAACGGCCGCCTCGACGACGCCGAGGTGTTCGCGGCCTGGCGACACGCCAAACGCGAGGGCTGTATCCCCGACGACGACCCGATCCCTCACCGCGCCCTCCAGTACGTCGCTCGCGAGCACGACCTCATGGAGGACGGCGACCTCATGGACGGGTGGAAACTCCCGCGCGAGGCGTACAACGCCGCCCTCGAGAAAGTCCGCGAGGAGTACGGTGTCGACCCCGGCCGAGGCGACATAGCCGCCGGCGAGCGCGAGCACACCGCCGTCCTCCCGGCCGCCGTCCGCGACCTTACCACGGCCGCGAGCGGGTGGGACTGGAAACACGCCGGTCGCGACGACGACACCCTCACCGTCGAGGACGCCCGCGAGCGGACGGTCGACGCGATCGCCGACGCCTACACCTCGAGCGACCGGGTGCTCGTCGAGGCGCTTCCGACTATGGGGAAGTCCTACGGCGCCGTGAAAGCGGCCGCCGACACCGACCAACAGGTGACGGTGCTCACCGGCCGAGGACACAAAGAACAGTACGAACAGTTCCGGGAGTGGTGCGACGAGCACGGCCTCGACTACTACACCCTCCCGAGTTTCACCCGCGACTGTGACACGGCGAACGGCGAGCACGGCCAGGAGTGGGCCGACACCGTCGCCGGGTGGTATCGCCGAGGCGCGACGCCGAAGGAGATTCACAAGTCGGCCGAGTACGTCCTCGACCGCCCGCTCCCGTGCCAGGAGCATGAGGGCCAGCGGTGCCCCTACGCGAGCAAATGGGACTTTGACCCCGACGAGTACGACGTCCTCATAGGCCACTACAACCACGCACACAAAACGAAAGTCTCGGCCGGCCGGACGGTTGTGTTCGACGAGTTCCCCGACGCCTACGAAACCCTCCTCGGGCCGGAGCTCCAGGGCGCCGTATCGTATTGGCTCCAGGCGACCGACGACGTCCCGTTCGACGACTACACCGACCTCCTCGAGAACCGCGACGACCAAAGCCGGCGCGCCGACGCGCTACTGTGGTTCGACGAGCACGGTGTCGAACCCGACGAAACCCATGTGTTCGACGACGCGAGCGCTCACGCGGCCGCGCCCCTGGCGGTGTTTACCCTCCTCGCGAGCGACGACCTCGGGAACGGGTTTGAACGCGCCGACCTCGAGGACGTCGGCCTCGGTGTGTTCGACCGCGCCCGAGGCGGGGTGTCGGTGCTCCAGGCGCCGGCGCTCGAGTACGCGAGCGGTGTCGTTGCCCTCGACGGGACGCCGACGAAACGTATGTGGGAGCTCGCCCTCGGCGAACGACTGAATCACCGGCCGGTGCTCCAAGGCGCCGAACGCGCCGAGTACGTCCGCGACGCCCTGAATCTGAATCTGGTTCGGACCACCGAGTACGTGAAACCGTACAACTCGGCCGACCACGTCAACACCGAGCAGGACGCCGCCCTCCTCGAGGCGATCACCGAGAGACACGGCGAGCGACCAGCGGTGATTACTACGACCACCGCCGAGCACGAATACGACGCCGACGGCGTCCTCGAGCACGTCGCCGACACCAAACACTACGGAAACGTCCTCGGGAGTAACGAGTTCGACGACACCCGGCTCGGCGCCGTGATAGGGTCGAACCACTACGGCGACCACTACATCAAGAAGTGGGGCGCTTACGCCGGCGAGGCGGTCGACCGGGGCGAGGAGAAAGGCGCCGGCCTCTCATACAGCGGGTTCGGCGACGACGTCCTCCAGCATATGCGCGAGCACGATACCCTCCAGGCGGCAATGCGGTTCGGTCGCGACGGGAACGGCGCCGTCGTCTATGTGCACACCGACACCCTCCCCGAGTGGGTACCACTCGCCGGCGAAGGCCGAGTGCTTACGACCTGGAGCGACGGTATGCGGGACGTCGTCGACGCCCTCAGGGACCTCACCACGGCGACCACGGCGGACGTCGTCGCACACCCGGCGGTCGACCTCTCCCGACAACAGGTGTTCGACCACCTGGAGAACCTTCGCGAGCGGGGCGTCCTCCAGCGGCAACAGGACACTGAGGACGGCCGGCGGGTAGTGTGGCGCGACGATGGCCTCCACCGGCTCGGCGAGCACGGCGACGTCGAATTAGAACCCGTCGACCTGGAGGACCTCGACGACGACGAGGTTCGTAAACTGGCACGTAGTAGTATCTATACGTGGGAGTTTACGAACCCCCCTGCCGAGGACGGTGATTCGACCGGCGACCCGTCGCTCGCGACGGTCGACCCGCCGCGAGCACCTGCGAACGGGGGTGACCGACCGCCCGATGACGCCGATTAGCCCCACTCACTCGGCCGAGGTACGCGGTTCCAACAGTCGCGACGCCGACACGCCTACGCCCCGCGACACCATACACGGAGGTAACTGTATTCTATGACCTCGTCGCAACAGACCGCCGGGAGTTCGGTTGTAGGGAGTAGTAGTACGCCGGACTACGCGGCCGTGAGTATCCCGTCGAAACCGCCGACGGAGTACGACCACGTCGAACGGCGGGCCGAGCTCCTACAACAGGTGCGCGACCTCGGTCACCCGTCGATGATTCACCAGGGCGAGGCGGCCGAGCGCTACGGCGTCAGTCAACAGCAAATCTCGAAAGACCTCGACCGTATCGCCGAGTACGTCGACGCGAACCTCGGCGCTCGGCATGAGCTCACTATTGACGCCGTCTTTCAGCGGTCGATACAGGGCCTCCTCGAAAACGAGGAGTACCGGAAAGCCGCGAAGACGGCGAAGGATTACGACGAGTGGGTGACCGACCGAACCGACCTCGAGGAGATTCAGGAACAGCTCGAGTTTCTCAAAGACGCACACCAGGAGCAACAGAAATGACGTCTATCGACGACCTCAAACACGACTTGAAAGGAGTATCGGAGGGTGTCCTCGGCGACCTCGACACCGAGGAACGCCTACGAGTGTTCATCAAAGAAGCCGCCGAGGACCGCGAGGAGCGGATCGAGTGGCTCACCGAAACAGCGCCGACGAAACAATACGAGGCGACCGATCTCGAGTACACGGACGGAATAAAGAGATACAGTCTCCTCTCCCTCTCGGCGAGGTACGAACTTCAAACGCTTTATCAGGCTATCAGCGAGCACGAAGCCGACCGTGACAGGTACATGGCTCTCATGCTGTTGAACGAAAGCCTACGTCGCCTCTCTCGCGGCGGGTTTGAAATCGACGAGTTCGGACGATTCGATGCGCCGGATCACGACGACGCCGAGTACGCATACGGCGAGAAACACCCCCCTGACGCAGCATACCTCGCGACCAAATATCGCGAGCTGTGGGAGGACGTCCCGGCCGAGTCTCTCCTCGACGAGGACGACCGGAGCGGGACAACAAAACAGTTCCCTGGCCTCGCGGCGACCGGTCTTATAGCGTATGCCGAGGACTATTCGGGGTTCGACGACTTGGAGATAGACCGTATCCCATCGGAATTAGCGAGGGTCGAAATGTTGCTCGCGAAAACGCTCGTCAAGTTGCACGTACACTTCCACGGATGGCGTATCTTCGCTGAGGAGTACCTCGACGTCACTCTTGACGAGTTCCTGGGCCTCACAAGGCCACCGGAGGACACCGATATGATTCTCTCGCCGGCCCCCTCAGTGCCGGAGATCACCGAGGAGAATTGTGAAAACATCTTGTCGCTCAAGGGCGATTACCTCGAGGCGTATCAATCGATTCGCGAGGAGTATGCCGACCGGCTCGGAATGGAGCGTCCCGACCCGCCTCTATCCCTCGACGACCGCGCCGAGGCGTTTGCTCAGGCGATGGGTGAGGCTGGTGTTGACCGATACTGAGGTGATTCAATCATGAAACGGCTCACCGACCTCCAGCACGACGTCAAGAACGTACAGGACACCGTCCTCGGCGACCTCGACGCCGACGAGCGGGTGCGAATGTTCCTGAAAGCGGCCGCCGAGGGTCAGGACGACCGCATAGAAATGCTCCGGGACTCGGCACCGAGATACGAATACGAACACCGCGACCTGGAGTTTACCCACGGGGCGATACAGGCGTTTTCACTCTCGAGCATGGCGAACGCCGAGC
This is a stretch of genomic DNA from Halomarina litorea. It encodes these proteins:
- a CDS encoding helix-turn-helix domain-containing protein codes for the protein MTHTHMDDVDRTDGVPMTAQERDALQTAVERGYFDVPRRITTVELAEEVGVTDQELSKLLRRATVKLAKHGHWEEQHSDTAEQERRC